In Juglans regia cultivar Chandler chromosome 13, Walnut 2.0, whole genome shotgun sequence, the following proteins share a genomic window:
- the LOC109010823 gene encoding putative wall-associated receptor kinase-like 16, with translation MGLRRMFLELVISCVAVILSEMGAAAVEFPIALSPQCLNRCGNVRVPYPFGTTKDCSLNDDFLISCDNSSGSPQPITGANLNVTNISMNGELDILMYIAKQCYESGKPVHERNNPSINYPAFTISNTKNKFFTIGCDSYAYLNAFRNNESFSIGCMSICKSLTNVENGSCTGIGCCQVDIPKGLKNFTLEARSYYNHIRVSEFNPCSFAFVAKEDDMFNFSSSYLKSLQGNETFPMVFDWALGKETCETAPNKPDQYICGGNTLCDVPPEGVDGYRCKCKEGYRGNPYLSDGCQDINECEEDPKPCNITTSTCNNINGSFTCTCRVGYEVDAKIINGSTSCRLKAPANRSKINIIIPLAISIGLIGLFMGGSSIYFGLQRRKLIKLKEKFFQQNGGILLQQKLSNYRASTEVAKIFSAEELEKATNSYDESRILGQGGYGTVYRGVLPDYEVVAIKKSKICDQSQIEQFINEVIVLTQINHRNVVKMLGCCLETEVPLLVYQYITNGTLSSHIHDRNLSSSLSWEKRLKIASETAGALAYLHSSTSVPILHRDVKTANILLDDNYSAKVADFGTSILVPVDQTQLSTLVKGTFGYLDPEYFYSNQLTEKSDVYSFGVVVAELLTGEKALCFDRPEKDRNLAMCFNSAVKEDRLHQILDNQIVNDGNINAINEVADIAKLCLSVKGEDRPTMKEVAMELEGLRIMGKHPWAKANLYAEETENLLGPPTHSFNIDVYNGSSSSTITKVGLESMTNEVMKPLDDGR, from the exons ATGGGTTTGCGTAGGATGTTCTTGGAATTAGTGATATCATGTGTTGCGGTGATATTGTCCGAAATGGGTGCTGCAGCTGTAGAATTTCCCATAGCCCTGAGCCCTCAATGCCTGAATCGGTGTGGAAATGTTCGAGTTCCATATCCATTTGGTACAACTAAAGATTGCTCCCtaaatgatgattttttgaTTAGTTGTGACAATTCGTCCGGCAGTCCCCAACCAATAACCGGTGCAAATTTGAATGTCACAAACATTTCGATGAACGGCGAGCTTGACATCTTGATGTATATAGCCAAACAGTGTTACGAGAGTGGTAAGCCAGTACATGAGCGTAACAACCCCTCGATCAACTACCCGgctttcacaatttccaacaccAAAAACAAGTTCTTCACCATTGGCTGCGACAGTTATGCTTATCTCAATGCTTTCCGAAACAATGAAAGCTTCTCCATAGGCTGCATGTCTATATGCAAAAGTCTTACAAATGTCGAAAATGGATCTTGCACTGGGATTGGGTGTTGCCAGGTTGACATCCCAAAGGGATTGAAGAACTTTACTTTGGAAGCTCGTAGCTATTACAATCACATACGTGTCTCTGAATTCAATCCATGCAGCTTTGCTTTTGTGGCTAAAGAGGATGACATGTTCAATTTCTCCTCTAGTTATCTTAAAAGCCTGCAAGGGAATGAGACCTTTCCAATGGTTTTTGATTGGGCACTCGGTAAGGAAACATGTGAAACTGCTCCGAACAAGCCAGATCAATACATATGTGGGGGTAACACCTTATGTGATGTTCCCCCAGAAGGGGTCGATGGGTATCGTTGCAAGTGCAAAGAAGGTTATCGAGGAAACCCATACCTCTCTGATGGTTGCCAAG ATATTAATGAGTGCGAAGAAGATCCGAAACCCTGCAATATTACTACATCAACATGCAACAACATTAACGGGAGTTTTACATGTACGTGCCGCGTCGGATACGAAGTTGATGCGAAGATCATAAACGGATCAACAAGTTGCAGACTTAAAGCTCCGGCCAACCGATCAAAGATTAATATCATTATTCCACTCG CTATTAGCATTGGCCTCATAGGATTGTTCATGGGAGGttcttcaatatattttggaCTCCAAAGAAGAAAACTCATCAAGCTAAAAGAGAAATTTTTCCAACAAAATGGAGGCATATTGTTACAacaaaaactctcaaattatagAGCTTCTACAGAGGTTGCGAAAATCTTTAGTGCTGAGGAACTAGAAAAAGCTACCAATAGTTACGACGAGAGCAGAATCCTTGGTCAAGGAGGCTATGGAACTGTTTATCGAGGAGTCCTACCAGATTACGAAGTTGTTGCCATTAAGAAATCAAAGATATGTGATCAGAGCCAAATTGAGCAATTCATAAATGAGGTAATTGTGCTTACACAAATTAACCATAGAAATGTGGTTAAGATGTTAGGTTGTTGTCTAGAAACGGAAGTTCCATTACTAGTTTATCAATACATCACAAATGGGACTCTTTCTAGTCACATTCATGATAGAAACCTATCATCCTCGCTCTCATGGGAAAAACGTTTGAAGATAGCATCAGAAACTGCAGGGGCACTTGCATATTTGCATTCTTCAACTTCGGTGCCGATTTTACATAGGGATGTGAAAACTGCAAATATACTTTTAGATGATAACTATTCAGCAAAAGTGGCTGACTTTGGAACTTCAATTTTGGTCCCTGTTGATCAAACACAATTATCAACATTGGTGAAGGGGACTTTTGGATATTTAGACCCAGAATACTTTTATAGTAACCAACTTACAGAAAAAAGTGATGTCTACAGCTTTGGTGTTGTCGTGGCAGAGTTATTGACAGGTGAAAAAGCACTTTGTTTTGATAGGCCGGAAAAGGATAGAAATTTGGCAATGTGCTTTAACTCTGCAGTAAAAGAGGATCGCTTGCATCAAATTCTTGACAATCAAATTGTTAATGATGGCAATATTAATGCGATAAATGAAGTTGCTGATATTGCAAAATTGTGCTTAAGTGTAAAAGGGGAGGATAGGCCAACTATGAAGGAAGTGGCAATGGAATTAGAAGGATTGAGAATTATGGGAAAACATCCTTGGGCAAAGGCTAATCTTTATGCAGAGGAGACTGAAAACTTACTTGGGCCACCTACACACTCATTCAACATTGATGTCTACAATGGTTCTTCCTCTAGTACCATCACAAAAGTTGGGCTTGAAAGTATGACGAACGAAGTCATGAAACCATTAGATGACGGCAGATGA